In Aegilops tauschii subsp. strangulata cultivar AL8/78 chromosome 3, Aet v6.0, whole genome shotgun sequence, one genomic interval encodes:
- the LOC120975672 gene encoding uncharacterized protein, producing MPRGLAGVVKRDKARRIQGRRGHAGAGGDWLEQEPRRQSAAAELEQGEREGRRRRGGIGRRAVPLVAGGGGSSRDRGEGTGWLGFVVAGADYRREKHKALYLYASELYTPASTSISNGGARVRPQQRWHEPVDAASAAAQGPSRHATVPRAATTRPAIRIIHIISPEIIKTDAANFRDLVQRLTGRHHHQNADARADEDDNSKEVTVGVAPTPTSPVEENPQSQKKRLADDFVVQQENGRRKKVIKCEVVKVEEGGFGCGVGGDIDFSELWMDLNPGGFLSFLEEDVFQG from the exons ATGCCTCGCGGGCTGGCTGGGGTGGTCAAGCGGGACAAGGCACGACGCATCCAGGGTCGTCGGGGCCATGCCGGCGCGGGCGGCGACTGGCTAGAGCAGGAGCCCCGGCGGCAGTCGGCTGCAGCTGAGCTCGAGCAAGGggagagagaaggaaggaggaggcgtGGAGGAATAGGGCGGCGAGCAGTCCCCCTTGTGGCTGGTGGCGGCGGCTCCTCTCGGGACAGGGGCGAGGGCACGGGCTGGCTGGGATTTGTGGTCGCCGGAGCAGACTACAGGCGag AGAAACACAAGGCTCTCTATCTCTACGCCTCCGAGCTCTACACTCCGGCCTCTACATCCATCTCTAATGGAGGAGCACGCGTACGACCACAGCAACGGTGGCATGAGCCCGTCGACGCCGCCAGTGCAGCAGCGCAGGGGCCCTCGCGCCACGCGACGGTGCCCAGGGCCGCCACAACGCGACCGGCGATAAGGATCATCCACATCATCTCGCCGGAGATCATCAAGACCGACGCCGCCAACTTCCGGGACCTCGTGCAGCGCCTCACCGGGAGGCACCACCACCAGAACGCCGATGCCAGGGCGGACGAGGATGACAACAGCAAGGAAGTGACGGTGGGCGTGGCGCCAACGCCGACGTCCCCAGTAGAGGAGAATCCACAGTCGCAGAAGAAGAGGCTAGCCGACGATTTCGTTGTGCAACAGGAGAACGGGAGGAGGAAGAa ggta ATCAAGTGCGAGGTGGTGAAGGTGGAGGAAGGAGGGTTCGGCTGCGGCGTCGGCGGTGATATCGATTTCAGCGAGCTGTGGATGGATCTCAACCCCGGGGGATTCCTGAGCTTCTTGGAGGAGGACGTCTTCCAGGGATGA
- the LOC141042796 gene encoding uncharacterized protein, with product MRLLELGAYDAVLGVDWLAQFSPMNCHWGLKTMEFRYDSVNIKLQGVHTPTEPTLTEMRADQLSKWIQGTEVWALAVVHTDNHPAVTTDEVPPQLQALLDEYADVFQEPKTLPPHRDFDHAIHLEPGTSPPNVRPYRYSPLQKDEIERQVAEMLQVGLITTSISPFAAPVL from the coding sequence ATGCGTCTGCTCGAGTTGGGTGCCTACGATGCGGTCCTCGGAGTTGATTGGCTAGCCCAGTTCAGCCCTATGAACTGTCATTGGGGACTCAAGACCATGGAATTCCGTTATGACAGTGTTAACATCAAGTTGCAAGGTGTGCACACTCCCACCGAGCCTACACTGACAGAGATGCGAGCCGATCAGCTGTCTAAGTGGATTCAGGGCACCGAGGTATGGGCATTGGCTGTCGTTCACACAGATAATCATCCTGCAGTAACAACTGATGAAGTTCCACCACAACTGCAAGCCTTGCTGGATGAATATGCCGATGTCTTCCAGGAACCCAAAACTTTGCCACCGCATCGGGATTTTGACCACGCGATCCACCTGGAGCCAGGAACGTCTCCACCAAATGTCCGACCCTATCGGTACTCTCCTCTTCAAAAGGACGAGATTGAGCGCCAAGTAGCAGAAATGTTGCAAGTAGGCCTGATCACCACAAGCATCAGCCCGTTCGCCGCACCGGTCCTCTAG